Proteins found in one Lutimonas zeaxanthinifaciens genomic segment:
- a CDS encoding LuxR C-terminal-related transcriptional regulator, which translates to MFSNEKLIPAKFQAPQLPTDLVVRTAIIDKLKKNADTPIYLFSAPSGYGKTTAVIDWLHRFELPYCWLSLDEENDDLNKFVHYMITAIQRVIPEFGKEIDDITTSSQEISSRDYYIMISNALDALTHDVYLVLDDYHFIRTKEIHDLLNKLFRFSQQHLKLVITSRKDPPFPLSTWRMKNKLTEIRIRELKFNSREIDQFFQNQDDEEPLKDAIKTIEKITEGWVTALRLLSISGIHKGHDQKLLSASSMKSDKVLLELVHEMLIKQDPQVRERILRMSVAAEFDRELYQLITSQEDERSGSGLEFDEFIDILLNSNLFLIQLGEGHDKFRFHHLFHDLLLQNFLKEVPQQEIRSIYGKVALWYEENDQVEKCVEILLKLDQKSEALHIFTKRRAKIFEHSEWQLLEKLLLLFDKKTIDGSLILGLSNAWWYVFKGDINGMISMLPNLERQCLEAGLLEINKGHYLGEINVLKAYARYNFNIDMLVCLDHASTALELLTQDNLYAIGVAWVFYGGALQALGKSLVAKKDIMIRLYASSSPVVRSNLYLILCYIHWMDGNMSELSAVSSTLINLGQSYHLKEAEANGYYFSGCANFAKNRIDEALRDFRNLYDLRHFTLMVHRFFGSAALAFLLSENNTEELAELLKEMRLNAMKRGGIQYVGFVQAITAAVNWVKSKSPESLKWAMEAQHLPLLPMSNFTSNPMLQSFILSSSGRKDHAEQALKILDDCVVFLKKHNNINFLTQTYVLRTLAQLKLGEQKAAFKDFQLALELAVPRGLYSTFLTLKYEVLSDFLKTSSLSSDAQKFLEEILRSLRFRRQNKKPILSRREKEIFEFIRENLTNKQIGTKLYISEKTVKRHIANIYKKLDVHNRSQAIDKAELFTL; encoded by the coding sequence GTGTTTTCAAACGAAAAACTGATACCTGCAAAGTTCCAAGCGCCGCAACTTCCGACGGATCTTGTTGTGCGAACCGCTATTATTGACAAGCTTAAAAAGAATGCGGACACCCCAATCTATTTGTTTTCGGCACCATCCGGTTATGGCAAAACCACTGCCGTAATAGATTGGCTCCATAGGTTTGAGCTTCCTTATTGCTGGCTGTCTTTGGATGAGGAGAACGATGATCTTAACAAATTCGTCCATTACATGATCACTGCCATTCAGCGTGTCATTCCCGAATTTGGAAAGGAGATCGATGATATCACAACATCCAGTCAGGAGATCAGCTCCAGGGATTATTACATCATGATCAGCAATGCATTGGATGCCCTTACACATGATGTATATCTTGTACTGGACGACTATCATTTCATTCGAACTAAGGAAATTCATGACTTACTAAATAAACTGTTCAGGTTTTCACAGCAGCATTTAAAACTTGTGATCACGAGCCGAAAAGATCCCCCCTTTCCGCTGAGCACCTGGAGAATGAAGAACAAACTTACTGAGATAAGGATCAGGGAACTTAAGTTTAATTCAAGAGAAATTGACCAGTTTTTTCAAAATCAAGATGATGAAGAGCCCTTAAAGGATGCTATTAAAACCATTGAAAAAATTACAGAGGGATGGGTTACCGCTTTACGACTGCTCTCTATTTCCGGAATCCACAAAGGCCATGATCAAAAGCTGTTATCAGCATCCTCAATGAAAAGTGACAAGGTATTGTTGGAATTGGTTCATGAGATGCTTATCAAACAGGACCCCCAGGTTCGGGAGCGCATCTTGAGAATGTCAGTAGCAGCTGAATTTGACCGAGAGCTGTATCAATTGATCACAAGTCAGGAAGATGAAAGATCAGGATCAGGTCTTGAATTCGACGAATTCATCGATATACTCCTGAACTCAAATTTATTCCTGATCCAGCTCGGTGAGGGGCATGACAAGTTTCGGTTCCATCATTTGTTTCACGATCTTCTGCTGCAAAATTTCTTAAAAGAGGTTCCTCAACAAGAGATTAGAAGTATTTATGGTAAAGTAGCCTTATGGTACGAAGAAAACGATCAGGTTGAAAAGTGTGTTGAAATATTATTGAAACTGGATCAAAAATCAGAGGCCTTACATATTTTTACTAAACGAAGGGCAAAAATATTTGAGCATTCTGAATGGCAATTGCTCGAAAAGTTACTCCTGTTGTTTGACAAAAAAACCATTGACGGCTCCCTTATACTGGGACTGTCAAACGCCTGGTGGTACGTTTTCAAGGGAGATATAAATGGTATGATCTCTATGCTTCCAAATTTGGAAAGACAATGTCTGGAAGCAGGGCTTCTTGAAATAAACAAAGGTCATTATCTTGGAGAAATCAACGTATTAAAGGCTTATGCGCGTTACAATTTCAACATCGACATGCTGGTATGTCTGGACCATGCTTCGACCGCTCTGGAGCTTCTTACACAGGATAACCTATACGCAATCGGCGTAGCCTGGGTCTTTTATGGCGGAGCATTGCAAGCCCTTGGAAAGAGCCTCGTTGCAAAGAAAGACATCATGATCAGACTCTACGCTTCTTCCAGCCCGGTTGTTAGATCGAATCTGTACCTCATTCTATGTTATATCCATTGGATGGACGGGAACATGTCAGAACTTTCGGCTGTGTCATCCACATTGATCAATCTCGGCCAGTCTTATCATCTAAAGGAAGCTGAGGCTAACGGATACTATTTTTCAGGTTGTGCCAACTTCGCAAAGAACAGGATAGATGAAGCCCTAAGGGATTTTAGGAATTTATATGACCTAAGGCATTTTACCCTGATGGTACACCGATTTTTTGGAAGTGCGGCATTGGCTTTTCTACTGTCCGAAAACAATACAGAAGAATTAGCTGAATTGCTGAAGGAAATGCGTCTCAATGCCATGAAACGAGGCGGAATTCAATATGTTGGTTTCGTCCAGGCCATAACAGCGGCCGTAAACTGGGTCAAATCTAAAAGCCCGGAGTCCTTAAAATGGGCCATGGAAGCACAACATCTTCCGCTTTTGCCCATGTCAAACTTTACTTCAAATCCAATGCTTCAATCTTTTATCTTGAGTTCTTCGGGCCGTAAAGATCATGCAGAGCAGGCACTGAAGATACTTGATGACTGCGTAGTATTCTTAAAAAAACACAACAACATCAATTTTCTGACACAGACCTATGTACTCAGGACATTGGCACAACTAAAACTGGGTGAACAGAAAGCAGCCTTTAAAGATTTTCAACTTGCCCTTGAACTTGCGGTTCCAAGAGGTTTATACAGTACTTTTTTAACCCTTAAATATGAAGTTCTGTCTGATTTCCTTAAAACCTCGAGCCTCTCCTCTGATGCCCAAAAGTTTTTAGAAGAAATCCTGAGGTCTTTGCGCTTCAGAAGACAAAACAAAAAACCAATACTTAGCAGAAGAGAAAAAGAGATCTTTGAATTTATACGAGAAAATCTGACGAACAAACAGATTGGAACTAAACTATATATATCAGAGAAAACAGTAAAGCGTCATATAGCAAATATTTATAAGAAATTGGATGTGCACAACAGGAGTCAGGCTATTGACAAAGCTGAACTTTTCACTTTATAA
- a CDS encoding metal-dependent hydrolase family protein, with protein MIRLNYLKKMSLLIITILLFNTSWAQEEEQSTYILITNVNVWDGTSDKTQKADILIENNKIKEVGSSVKAPKGSITIDGKGGYLTPGLIDMHTHIMLNGPDAFYSGSQHYDSYTIGAWAYRDMNMLMDQGFTSIRDIAGNSLGIAKARVNGVIEGPRIWSSGPAFSSTGGHGDAGPWNQLPGETNQPHELMNLGVADGKDEIIKHARWNFRHGAAFAKIMAGGGVASEFDPLEIIEYTQEEMETIVSICNDNKTYATIHAYRDDAINRAIDAGVKCVEHGFLMSEETVKRMADEGIWLSLQGYVSTVQFAAAAQVPWFSPEQVRKATQVNQGAKQMIEWARKHKLKIISGGDMFAENTPIAIKNLTVEKTLGFENWEIMQHATYNAGQVLAMSGPARNPYREGPIGVIEAGAYADILIWEKSPLEDIDNLEIKGNIKLMVQDGKVLKNTL; from the coding sequence ATGATTAGATTGAATTACCTAAAAAAGATGAGTTTACTCATTATTACAATTCTTTTGTTCAACACTTCTTGGGCTCAAGAAGAAGAGCAAAGTACCTATATACTGATTACCAACGTCAACGTATGGGATGGCACTAGCGATAAAACCCAGAAGGCTGATATTCTTATTGAGAACAACAAAATAAAAGAAGTTGGCTCGAGCGTTAAGGCTCCAAAAGGCTCTATTACAATAGATGGTAAAGGCGGATATCTGACGCCTGGCTTAATTGACATGCATACCCACATCATGCTGAATGGACCTGATGCATTCTATTCCGGGTCTCAGCATTACGATTCCTATACAATTGGAGCTTGGGCCTATCGAGACATGAATATGTTGATGGATCAGGGTTTCACCTCGATTCGAGACATTGCCGGCAACTCCCTTGGAATAGCGAAAGCTAGAGTTAATGGAGTAATCGAAGGACCGCGTATATGGTCTTCCGGACCAGCTTTCAGTTCAACTGGTGGTCATGGTGATGCAGGTCCATGGAATCAATTGCCAGGAGAAACAAACCAACCTCATGAATTGATGAACTTAGGTGTTGCAGATGGTAAAGATGAAATCATAAAGCATGCGAGATGGAACTTCCGACATGGTGCTGCCTTTGCTAAAATCATGGCTGGGGGTGGAGTAGCCAGCGAGTTTGACCCGCTGGAAATCATCGAATACACCCAGGAAGAAATGGAGACTATCGTAAGTATTTGTAATGACAACAAGACCTACGCTACTATTCATGCTTATCGAGATGATGCCATTAACAGAGCTATTGATGCGGGGGTGAAATGCGTGGAGCACGGCTTTTTGATGTCTGAAGAAACAGTCAAACGAATGGCTGATGAAGGCATTTGGCTGTCGCTTCAAGGTTATGTAAGTACTGTTCAGTTTGCTGCCGCTGCTCAAGTTCCATGGTTCTCTCCAGAGCAGGTTCGAAAAGCTACTCAAGTGAACCAAGGGGCCAAACAGATGATTGAATGGGCAAGAAAGCACAAATTGAAAATTATTAGCGGGGGTGACATGTTCGCTGAAAATACCCCAATTGCCATTAAGAACCTTACCGTTGAAAAAACACTCGGTTTCGAAAATTGGGAGATCATGCAACATGCTACCTATAACGCCGGTCAGGTATTGGCCATGTCGGGACCAGCAAGAAACCCATACCGCGAAGGTCCAATAGGAGTTATTGAGGCAGGTGCTTATGCGGACATTCTAATCTGGGAAAAGAGTCCTCTTGAGGATATTGATAATCTCGAAATCAAAGGGAATATAAAGCTTATGGTTCAAGATG